A section of the Citrus sinensis cultivar Valencia sweet orange chromosome 8, DVS_A1.0, whole genome shotgun sequence genome encodes:
- the LOC102622616 gene encoding telomere repeat-binding protein 5 isoform X3: MVLQKRLDYGFNGYQVPYTPRATRSARKRCSFKKRAEDNQMCAFDLLATVAGKLLLEKQCTPSSSNTPSDEDQSAVAKEIEQKAMQDENKQLKVETCDQGSCDRGFFVSDLVSQAHDQKCSLKPPSCQQADAHPGFASVITTSDCSEGFGDQKLVNGKPKNEMGTLASKVEVGPSGYMGYGNCKVEAETNKFMKDESHKTAKVQLGTRADGCSFEDPLVWDGKPPAVSSDSSAKAPLCGDHSPHISFPASQDYVNVVSRDDDENSSGCTHPNTTKRSFRPAPRIGDRRIRKILASKYWKVAPKLKDATLSNTVLMVSDGDLKTVYHNRNSYYRSIRSERNYPIKKRRLFNCSSVPNYDRKIRSEGICVSPERCINGDVSALCAKMHEVTGASSSVAGSHTSFQSRDSHVKLRIKSFRVPELFIELPETATVGSLKRRVMEAVNAILGGGLRVGVLLQGKKVKDDNKTLLQTGISHDNQKDVLGFSLEPKTSRTPPPLCSGDSPFMLPSNAPQPLARYPPAPGVVHQGTCDAVPELQMANAVNFIESDHDSAPSPTDMSIDKSTKDSKALVTVPAMSVEALAVVPVHRKSKRSEIVQRRIRRPFSVAEVEALVQAVEKLGTGRWRDVKLRAFDNAKHRTYVDLKDKWKTLVHTARISPQQRRGEPVPQELLDRVLTAHAYWTQQQAKQQFKQQPETCLLL; encoded by the exons ATGGTGTTGCAGAAAAGGTTAGATTACGGATTTAATGGCTATCAGGTGCCTTATACACCTCGAGCCACCAGATCAGCTAGG AAGAGGTGTTCGTTCAAGAAAAGAGCTGAAGACAATCAAATGTGTGCATTTGACTTATTGGCCACCGTAGCTGGAAAGTTATTGCTTGAGAAACAATGTACTCCTAGTTCCAGTAACACACCTAGTGATGAAGATCAGTCTGCAGTTGCAAAAGAGATTGAGCAAAAAGCAATGCAGGAcgaaaacaaacaattgaaaGTAGAAACATGTGATCAAGGGAGCTGTGATAGGGGATTCTTTGTCTCTGATCTTGTCTCACAAGCTCATGATCAGAAATGTAGTCTTAAGCCACCATCATGTCAACAGGCTGATGCCCATCCTGGATTTGCCTCAGTAATAACAACTTCTGATTGCTCTGAGGGGTTTGGTGATCAGAAGTTGGTGAATGGCAAACCCAAGAATGAAATGGGAACTTTAGCTAGCAAAGTAGAGGTGGGTCCATCTGGGTACATGGGGTATGGTAACTGTAAAGTAGAGGCCGAAACTAATAAGTTTATGAAAGATGAGTCACATAAGACTGCAAAGGTGCAACTTGGTACTAGGGCTGATGGGTGCAGTTTTGAGGATCCATTGGTTTGGGATGGGAAACCTCCTGCAGTTAGTTCAGATAGTAGTGCCAAGGCGCCTTTGTGCGGGGACCACAGTCCCCATATTTCTTTTCCTGCTAGCCAGGATTATGTAAATGTAGTTAGTAGAGATGATGACGAAAATTCCTCAGGGTGTACTCACCCTAACACCACCAAAAGGTCCTTTAGGCCAGCACCACGTATTGGGGACAGAAGAATAAGGAAAATATTGGCATCTAAATATTGGAAAGTAGCTCCAAAATTGAAGGATGCAACACTTTCCAATACTG TTCTGATGGTTTCAGATGGTGATCTAAAGACTGTTTACCATAATAGGAATAGCTATTACAGAAGTATAAGATCTGAACGGAATTATCCAATCAAGAAAAGGAGACTTTTTAACTGTAGCTCAGTACCAAATTATGATCGAAAAATTCGTAGTGAGGGTATTTGTGTTTCACCTGAGAGATGCATCAATGGAGATGTTTCTGCTTTGTGTGCAAAGATGCATGAAG TGACTGGCGCATCATCTTCAGTGGCAGGTTCACACACATCATTTCAATCTAGGGATTCTCACG TGAAACTTAGGATCAAGTCTTTCAGGGTGCCAGAGCTTTTTATTGAACTACCAGAGACTGCAACTGTTGGTTCTCTGAAG AGGAGGGTTATGGAGGCAGTGAATGCTATTCTTGGAGGCGGATTACGCGTTGGCGTACTTCTTCAAGGAAAGAAGGTCAAAGATGACAACAAAACGCTACTTCAGACCGGGATTTCTCATGATAACCAGAAGGATGTTTTGGGTTTTAGCCTGGAGCCTAAGACTTCACGAACTCCCCCACCATTGTGCAGTGGAGATTCTCCCTTTATGCTTCCCTCCAATGCACCTCAGCCTCTTGCCAG GTATCCACCCGCTCCAGGTGTTGTTCACCAGGGAACTTGTGATGCTGTGCCTGAGCTGCAAATGGCCAATGCTGTCAACTTTATTGAAAGTGATCATGATTCAGCACCCTCTCCTACTGACATGTCAATAGACAAAAGCACAAAGGACTCTAAAGCACTGGTAACTGTTCCAGCAATGAGTGTGGAGGCACTGGCTGTGGTTCCAGTGCACCGGAAATCCAAGCGATCCGAAATAGTGCAACGCCGAATTCGTCGACCTTTCTCTGTTGCTGAAGTTGAAGCTCTTGTTCAAGCTGTTGAGAAACTTGGGACTGGAAG ATGGCGTGATGTTAAACTGCGAGCTTTTGATAACGCCAAGCATCGAACTTATGTGGATTTGAAG GATAAGTGGAAAACACTAGTGCACACGGCAAGAATATCCCCGCAGCAAAGGCGAGGAGAACCTGTGCCACAAGAACTCCTTGACAGGGTCCTGACTGCCCATGCTTACTGGACTCAGCAGCAAGCGAAACAACAATTCAAGCAGCAGCCTGAAACTTGCCTTCTCCTTTGA
- the LOC102622616 gene encoding telomere repeat-binding protein 5 isoform X4, whose protein sequence is MVLQKRLDYGFNGYQVPYTPRATRSARKRCSFKKRAEDNQMCAFDLLATVAGKLLLEKQCTPSSSNTPSDEDQSAVAKEIEQKAMQDENKQLKVETCDQGSCDRGFFVSDLVSQAHDQKCSLKPPSCQQADAHPGFASVITTSDCSEGFGDQKLVNGKPKNEMGTLASKVEVGPSGYMGYGNCKVEAETNKFMKDESHKTAKVQLGTRADGCSFEDPLVWDGKPPAVSSDSSAKAPLCGDHSPHISFPASQDYVNVVSRDDDENSSGCTHPNTTKRSFRPAPRIGDRRIRKILASKYWKVAPKLKDATLSNTDGDLKTVYHNRNSYYRSIRSERNYPIKKRRLFNCSSVPNYDRKIRSEGICVSPERCINGDVSALCAKMHEVTGASSSVAGSHTSFQSRDSHVKLRIKSFRVPELFIELPETATVGSLKRRVMEAVNAILGGGLRVGVLLQGKKVKDDNKTLLQTGISHDNQKDVLGFSLEPKTSRTPPPLCSGDSPFMLPSNAPQPLARYPPAPGVVHQGTCDAVPELQMANAVNFIESDHDSAPSPTDMSIDKSTKDSKALVTVPAMSVEALAVVPVHRKSKRSEIVQRRIRRPFSVAEVEALVQAVEKLGTGRWRDVKLRAFDNAKHRTYVDLKDKWKTLVHTARISPQQRRGEPVPQELLDRVLTAHAYWTQQQAKQQFKQQPETCLLL, encoded by the exons ATGGTGTTGCAGAAAAGGTTAGATTACGGATTTAATGGCTATCAGGTGCCTTATACACCTCGAGCCACCAGATCAGCTAGG AAGAGGTGTTCGTTCAAGAAAAGAGCTGAAGACAATCAAATGTGTGCATTTGACTTATTGGCCACCGTAGCTGGAAAGTTATTGCTTGAGAAACAATGTACTCCTAGTTCCAGTAACACACCTAGTGATGAAGATCAGTCTGCAGTTGCAAAAGAGATTGAGCAAAAAGCAATGCAGGAcgaaaacaaacaattgaaaGTAGAAACATGTGATCAAGGGAGCTGTGATAGGGGATTCTTTGTCTCTGATCTTGTCTCACAAGCTCATGATCAGAAATGTAGTCTTAAGCCACCATCATGTCAACAGGCTGATGCCCATCCTGGATTTGCCTCAGTAATAACAACTTCTGATTGCTCTGAGGGGTTTGGTGATCAGAAGTTGGTGAATGGCAAACCCAAGAATGAAATGGGAACTTTAGCTAGCAAAGTAGAGGTGGGTCCATCTGGGTACATGGGGTATGGTAACTGTAAAGTAGAGGCCGAAACTAATAAGTTTATGAAAGATGAGTCACATAAGACTGCAAAGGTGCAACTTGGTACTAGGGCTGATGGGTGCAGTTTTGAGGATCCATTGGTTTGGGATGGGAAACCTCCTGCAGTTAGTTCAGATAGTAGTGCCAAGGCGCCTTTGTGCGGGGACCACAGTCCCCATATTTCTTTTCCTGCTAGCCAGGATTATGTAAATGTAGTTAGTAGAGATGATGACGAAAATTCCTCAGGGTGTACTCACCCTAACACCACCAAAAGGTCCTTTAGGCCAGCACCACGTATTGGGGACAGAAGAATAAGGAAAATATTGGCATCTAAATATTGGAAAGTAGCTCCAAAATTGAAGGATGCAACACTTTCCAATACTG ATGGTGATCTAAAGACTGTTTACCATAATAGGAATAGCTATTACAGAAGTATAAGATCTGAACGGAATTATCCAATCAAGAAAAGGAGACTTTTTAACTGTAGCTCAGTACCAAATTATGATCGAAAAATTCGTAGTGAGGGTATTTGTGTTTCACCTGAGAGATGCATCAATGGAGATGTTTCTGCTTTGTGTGCAAAGATGCATGAAG TGACTGGCGCATCATCTTCAGTGGCAGGTTCACACACATCATTTCAATCTAGGGATTCTCACG TGAAACTTAGGATCAAGTCTTTCAGGGTGCCAGAGCTTTTTATTGAACTACCAGAGACTGCAACTGTTGGTTCTCTGAAG AGGAGGGTTATGGAGGCAGTGAATGCTATTCTTGGAGGCGGATTACGCGTTGGCGTACTTCTTCAAGGAAAGAAGGTCAAAGATGACAACAAAACGCTACTTCAGACCGGGATTTCTCATGATAACCAGAAGGATGTTTTGGGTTTTAGCCTGGAGCCTAAGACTTCACGAACTCCCCCACCATTGTGCAGTGGAGATTCTCCCTTTATGCTTCCCTCCAATGCACCTCAGCCTCTTGCCAG GTATCCACCCGCTCCAGGTGTTGTTCACCAGGGAACTTGTGATGCTGTGCCTGAGCTGCAAATGGCCAATGCTGTCAACTTTATTGAAAGTGATCATGATTCAGCACCCTCTCCTACTGACATGTCAATAGACAAAAGCACAAAGGACTCTAAAGCACTGGTAACTGTTCCAGCAATGAGTGTGGAGGCACTGGCTGTGGTTCCAGTGCACCGGAAATCCAAGCGATCCGAAATAGTGCAACGCCGAATTCGTCGACCTTTCTCTGTTGCTGAAGTTGAAGCTCTTGTTCAAGCTGTTGAGAAACTTGGGACTGGAAG ATGGCGTGATGTTAAACTGCGAGCTTTTGATAACGCCAAGCATCGAACTTATGTGGATTTGAAG GATAAGTGGAAAACACTAGTGCACACGGCAAGAATATCCCCGCAGCAAAGGCGAGGAGAACCTGTGCCACAAGAACTCCTTGACAGGGTCCTGACTGCCCATGCTTACTGGACTCAGCAGCAAGCGAAACAACAATTCAAGCAGCAGCCTGAAACTTGCCTTCTCCTTTGA
- the LOC102622616 gene encoding telomere repeat-binding protein 5 isoform X1: MVLQKRLDYGFNGYQVPYTPRATRSARKRCSFKKRAEDNQMCAFDLLATVAGKLLLEKQCTPSSSNTPSDEDQSAVAKEIEQKAMQDENKQLKVETCDQGSCDRGFFVSDLVSQAHDQKCSLKPPSCQQADAHPGFASVITTSDCSEGFGDQKLVNGKPKNEMGTLASKVEVGPSGYMGYGNCKVEAETNKFMKDESHKTAKVQLGTRADGCSFEDPLVWDGKPPAVSSDSSAKAPLCGDHSPHISFPASQDYVNVVSRDDDENSSGCTHPNTTKRSFRPAPRIGDRRIRKILASKYWKVAPKLKDATLSNTGKWLICDILMVSDGDLKTVYHNRNSYYRSIRSERNYPIKKRRLFNCSSVPNYDRKIRSEGICVSPERCINGDVSALCAKMHEVTGASSSVAGSHTSFQSRDSHVKLRIKSFRVPELFIELPETATVGSLKRRVMEAVNAILGGGLRVGVLLQGKKVKDDNKTLLQTGISHDNQKDVLGFSLEPKTSRTPPPLCSGDSPFMLPSNAPQPLARYPPAPGVVHQGTCDAVPELQMANAVNFIESDHDSAPSPTDMSIDKSTKDSKALVTVPAMSVEALAVVPVHRKSKRSEIVQRRIRRPFSVAEVEALVQAVEKLGTGRWRDVKLRAFDNAKHRTYVDLKDKWKTLVHTARISPQQRRGEPVPQELLDRVLTAHAYWTQQQAKQQFKQQPETCLLL; this comes from the exons ATGGTGTTGCAGAAAAGGTTAGATTACGGATTTAATGGCTATCAGGTGCCTTATACACCTCGAGCCACCAGATCAGCTAGG AAGAGGTGTTCGTTCAAGAAAAGAGCTGAAGACAATCAAATGTGTGCATTTGACTTATTGGCCACCGTAGCTGGAAAGTTATTGCTTGAGAAACAATGTACTCCTAGTTCCAGTAACACACCTAGTGATGAAGATCAGTCTGCAGTTGCAAAAGAGATTGAGCAAAAAGCAATGCAGGAcgaaaacaaacaattgaaaGTAGAAACATGTGATCAAGGGAGCTGTGATAGGGGATTCTTTGTCTCTGATCTTGTCTCACAAGCTCATGATCAGAAATGTAGTCTTAAGCCACCATCATGTCAACAGGCTGATGCCCATCCTGGATTTGCCTCAGTAATAACAACTTCTGATTGCTCTGAGGGGTTTGGTGATCAGAAGTTGGTGAATGGCAAACCCAAGAATGAAATGGGAACTTTAGCTAGCAAAGTAGAGGTGGGTCCATCTGGGTACATGGGGTATGGTAACTGTAAAGTAGAGGCCGAAACTAATAAGTTTATGAAAGATGAGTCACATAAGACTGCAAAGGTGCAACTTGGTACTAGGGCTGATGGGTGCAGTTTTGAGGATCCATTGGTTTGGGATGGGAAACCTCCTGCAGTTAGTTCAGATAGTAGTGCCAAGGCGCCTTTGTGCGGGGACCACAGTCCCCATATTTCTTTTCCTGCTAGCCAGGATTATGTAAATGTAGTTAGTAGAGATGATGACGAAAATTCCTCAGGGTGTACTCACCCTAACACCACCAAAAGGTCCTTTAGGCCAGCACCACGTATTGGGGACAGAAGAATAAGGAAAATATTGGCATCTAAATATTGGAAAGTAGCTCCAAAATTGAAGGATGCAACACTTTCCAATACTGGTAAGTGGCTAATTTGTGATA TTCTGATGGTTTCAGATGGTGATCTAAAGACTGTTTACCATAATAGGAATAGCTATTACAGAAGTATAAGATCTGAACGGAATTATCCAATCAAGAAAAGGAGACTTTTTAACTGTAGCTCAGTACCAAATTATGATCGAAAAATTCGTAGTGAGGGTATTTGTGTTTCACCTGAGAGATGCATCAATGGAGATGTTTCTGCTTTGTGTGCAAAGATGCATGAAG TGACTGGCGCATCATCTTCAGTGGCAGGTTCACACACATCATTTCAATCTAGGGATTCTCACG TGAAACTTAGGATCAAGTCTTTCAGGGTGCCAGAGCTTTTTATTGAACTACCAGAGACTGCAACTGTTGGTTCTCTGAAG AGGAGGGTTATGGAGGCAGTGAATGCTATTCTTGGAGGCGGATTACGCGTTGGCGTACTTCTTCAAGGAAAGAAGGTCAAAGATGACAACAAAACGCTACTTCAGACCGGGATTTCTCATGATAACCAGAAGGATGTTTTGGGTTTTAGCCTGGAGCCTAAGACTTCACGAACTCCCCCACCATTGTGCAGTGGAGATTCTCCCTTTATGCTTCCCTCCAATGCACCTCAGCCTCTTGCCAG GTATCCACCCGCTCCAGGTGTTGTTCACCAGGGAACTTGTGATGCTGTGCCTGAGCTGCAAATGGCCAATGCTGTCAACTTTATTGAAAGTGATCATGATTCAGCACCCTCTCCTACTGACATGTCAATAGACAAAAGCACAAAGGACTCTAAAGCACTGGTAACTGTTCCAGCAATGAGTGTGGAGGCACTGGCTGTGGTTCCAGTGCACCGGAAATCCAAGCGATCCGAAATAGTGCAACGCCGAATTCGTCGACCTTTCTCTGTTGCTGAAGTTGAAGCTCTTGTTCAAGCTGTTGAGAAACTTGGGACTGGAAG ATGGCGTGATGTTAAACTGCGAGCTTTTGATAACGCCAAGCATCGAACTTATGTGGATTTGAAG GATAAGTGGAAAACACTAGTGCACACGGCAAGAATATCCCCGCAGCAAAGGCGAGGAGAACCTGTGCCACAAGAACTCCTTGACAGGGTCCTGACTGCCCATGCTTACTGGACTCAGCAGCAAGCGAAACAACAATTCAAGCAGCAGCCTGAAACTTGCCTTCTCCTTTGA
- the LOC102622616 gene encoding telomere repeat-binding protein 5 isoform X2 has translation MVLQKRLDYGFNGYQVPYTPRATRSARKRCSFKKRAEDNQMCAFDLLATVAGKLLLEKQCTPSSSNTPSDEDQSAVAKEIEQKAMQDENKQLKVETCDQGSCDRGFFVSDLVSQAHDQKCSLKPPSCQQADAHPGFASVITTSDCSEGFGDQKLVNGKPKNEMGTLASKVEVGPSGYMGYGNCKVEAETNKFMKDESHKTAKVQLGTRADGCSFEDPLVWDGKPPAVSSDSSAKAPLCGDHSPHISFPASQDYVNVVSRDDDENSSGCTHPNTTKRSFRPAPRIGDRRIRKILASKYWKVAPKLKDATLSNTGKWLICDNGDLKTVYHNRNSYYRSIRSERNYPIKKRRLFNCSSVPNYDRKIRSEGICVSPERCINGDVSALCAKMHEVTGASSSVAGSHTSFQSRDSHVKLRIKSFRVPELFIELPETATVGSLKRRVMEAVNAILGGGLRVGVLLQGKKVKDDNKTLLQTGISHDNQKDVLGFSLEPKTSRTPPPLCSGDSPFMLPSNAPQPLARYPPAPGVVHQGTCDAVPELQMANAVNFIESDHDSAPSPTDMSIDKSTKDSKALVTVPAMSVEALAVVPVHRKSKRSEIVQRRIRRPFSVAEVEALVQAVEKLGTGRWRDVKLRAFDNAKHRTYVDLKDKWKTLVHTARISPQQRRGEPVPQELLDRVLTAHAYWTQQQAKQQFKQQPETCLLL, from the exons ATGGTGTTGCAGAAAAGGTTAGATTACGGATTTAATGGCTATCAGGTGCCTTATACACCTCGAGCCACCAGATCAGCTAGG AAGAGGTGTTCGTTCAAGAAAAGAGCTGAAGACAATCAAATGTGTGCATTTGACTTATTGGCCACCGTAGCTGGAAAGTTATTGCTTGAGAAACAATGTACTCCTAGTTCCAGTAACACACCTAGTGATGAAGATCAGTCTGCAGTTGCAAAAGAGATTGAGCAAAAAGCAATGCAGGAcgaaaacaaacaattgaaaGTAGAAACATGTGATCAAGGGAGCTGTGATAGGGGATTCTTTGTCTCTGATCTTGTCTCACAAGCTCATGATCAGAAATGTAGTCTTAAGCCACCATCATGTCAACAGGCTGATGCCCATCCTGGATTTGCCTCAGTAATAACAACTTCTGATTGCTCTGAGGGGTTTGGTGATCAGAAGTTGGTGAATGGCAAACCCAAGAATGAAATGGGAACTTTAGCTAGCAAAGTAGAGGTGGGTCCATCTGGGTACATGGGGTATGGTAACTGTAAAGTAGAGGCCGAAACTAATAAGTTTATGAAAGATGAGTCACATAAGACTGCAAAGGTGCAACTTGGTACTAGGGCTGATGGGTGCAGTTTTGAGGATCCATTGGTTTGGGATGGGAAACCTCCTGCAGTTAGTTCAGATAGTAGTGCCAAGGCGCCTTTGTGCGGGGACCACAGTCCCCATATTTCTTTTCCTGCTAGCCAGGATTATGTAAATGTAGTTAGTAGAGATGATGACGAAAATTCCTCAGGGTGTACTCACCCTAACACCACCAAAAGGTCCTTTAGGCCAGCACCACGTATTGGGGACAGAAGAATAAGGAAAATATTGGCATCTAAATATTGGAAAGTAGCTCCAAAATTGAAGGATGCAACACTTTCCAATACTGGTAAGTGGCTAATTTGTGATA ATGGTGATCTAAAGACTGTTTACCATAATAGGAATAGCTATTACAGAAGTATAAGATCTGAACGGAATTATCCAATCAAGAAAAGGAGACTTTTTAACTGTAGCTCAGTACCAAATTATGATCGAAAAATTCGTAGTGAGGGTATTTGTGTTTCACCTGAGAGATGCATCAATGGAGATGTTTCTGCTTTGTGTGCAAAGATGCATGAAG TGACTGGCGCATCATCTTCAGTGGCAGGTTCACACACATCATTTCAATCTAGGGATTCTCACG TGAAACTTAGGATCAAGTCTTTCAGGGTGCCAGAGCTTTTTATTGAACTACCAGAGACTGCAACTGTTGGTTCTCTGAAG AGGAGGGTTATGGAGGCAGTGAATGCTATTCTTGGAGGCGGATTACGCGTTGGCGTACTTCTTCAAGGAAAGAAGGTCAAAGATGACAACAAAACGCTACTTCAGACCGGGATTTCTCATGATAACCAGAAGGATGTTTTGGGTTTTAGCCTGGAGCCTAAGACTTCACGAACTCCCCCACCATTGTGCAGTGGAGATTCTCCCTTTATGCTTCCCTCCAATGCACCTCAGCCTCTTGCCAG GTATCCACCCGCTCCAGGTGTTGTTCACCAGGGAACTTGTGATGCTGTGCCTGAGCTGCAAATGGCCAATGCTGTCAACTTTATTGAAAGTGATCATGATTCAGCACCCTCTCCTACTGACATGTCAATAGACAAAAGCACAAAGGACTCTAAAGCACTGGTAACTGTTCCAGCAATGAGTGTGGAGGCACTGGCTGTGGTTCCAGTGCACCGGAAATCCAAGCGATCCGAAATAGTGCAACGCCGAATTCGTCGACCTTTCTCTGTTGCTGAAGTTGAAGCTCTTGTTCAAGCTGTTGAGAAACTTGGGACTGGAAG ATGGCGTGATGTTAAACTGCGAGCTTTTGATAACGCCAAGCATCGAACTTATGTGGATTTGAAG GATAAGTGGAAAACACTAGTGCACACGGCAAGAATATCCCCGCAGCAAAGGCGAGGAGAACCTGTGCCACAAGAACTCCTTGACAGGGTCCTGACTGCCCATGCTTACTGGACTCAGCAGCAAGCGAAACAACAATTCAAGCAGCAGCCTGAAACTTGCCTTCTCCTTTGA
- the LOC102623679 gene encoding scarecrow-like protein 33: protein MDPNSNRFSDFISGFKVDDETVVPNANQYSNTENGFKFTLPSPDLNFLDISFNPLNPDPGIITPSSTASPDLESLGASTSLSPDGSSFAQSSGWSPEGEASSPSDDSDSSDPVLKYISQMLMEEKMEEKPCMFYDPLALQATERSLYEVLGERQPYYPPSLNQPQPSVYLNSGSGEKSNIFSNNSSDFNSDSGAVSSTSSGGSDFVESLLVGDTAEFNGSFLRNPLPEDYHSKSNSQQQSSQFSVNPPDSMTTIGTGLMSSVNEFLAQNMLSDRESVLQFKKGMEEASKFLPTGNQLIIDLESYGFSTEQKEDTSRVVVKVEKEERENSPEGSRGRKNHQREDVDLDEERSNKQSALYTEESELSDMFDKVLLLHVDSNGKPIMCTKGQGEDSLLQKGQSNGSGEKSRSRKQGKRKDTVDLRTLLILCAQAVSSNDYRTANELLKQIRQHSSLTGDGSQRLAHWFANGLEARMAGSGTGTKSFLMSLAPRKSAADMLKAYKVYLSACPFKKLAIMFTIKMIMKVSEKASTLHIVDFGIRYGFQWPMLIQFLSMRTGGPPRLRITGIELPQPGFRPAERIEETGRRLAKYCQRFNVPFEYNCIASQNWETIQIEDLKINPDEVLAVNSLFRFKNLLDETVDVNCPRNSVLKLIRKIKPDIFVNSIVNGSYNAPFFVTRFREAIFHFSSLFDMFDTTMPREDPERLMFEREVYGREAMNVIACEGLERVERPETYKQWQARTIRAGFKQLPLNQELMEKLMGKLKAWYHKDFVIDQDNNWMLQGWKGRIVFASSCWVPAPEL from the coding sequence ATGGATCCAAATTCCAATCGGTTTTCTGATTTCATTAGTGGTTTCAAAGTTGATGATGAAACCGTTGTACCAAATGCAAATCAGTACTCAAATACTGAAAATGGATTCAAGTTCACTCTTCCCTCACCTGATCTAAACTTTTTAGATATCTCTTTTAATCCCCTTAATCCTGATCCTGGTATCATCACTCCATCCTCAACTGCGAGTCCAGACTTAGAATCTTTGGGCGCCTCTACGAGTTTGAGCCCGGATGGAAGCTCCTTTGCTCAGTCCTCAGGCTGGAGTCCGGAAGGAGAGGCTTCCTCTCCCTCGGATGACAGTGATTCTTCAGACCCAGTTCTCAAGTACATAAGCCAGATGCTCATGGAAGAGAAAATGGAGGAGAAGCCGTGTATGTTTTATGATCCGTTGGCTTTACAAGCCACTGAGAGATCGTTGTATGAAGTACTTGGTGAGCGGCAGCCATACTATCCTCCATCACTTAATCAACCTCAACCCTCTGTCTACCTGAATTCCGGGAGCGGTGAGAAAAGcaatatattttctaataataGCAGTGATTTTAATAGTGATTCTGGTGCTGTTAGTAGCACCAGTAGCGGCGGCAGTGATTTTGTCGAATCACTGTTGGTTGGTGATACTGCAGAATTTAATGGCTCTTTTTTACGAAACCCTTTACCTGAGGATTACCATTCGAAGTCCAATTCACAGCAGCAGAGTTCGCAATTTTCTGTCAACCCACCAGATAGCATGACTACTATTGGCACTGGGTTGATGAGTTCTGTGAATGAGTTTCTGGCTCAGAACATGCTTAGTGATAGGGAGTCTGTCCTGCAGTTCAAGAAAGGAATGGAGGAAGCTAGCAAGTTCCTTCCTACTGGTAATCAACTAATTATTGATTTGGAAAGCTACGGTTTCTCTACAGAACAAAAGGAAGACACTTCCAGAGTGGTGGTCAAGGTGGAGAAGGAAGAGAGGGAGAACTCGCCTGAAGGGTCAAGGGGTAGAAAGAACCACCAGCGGGAAGATGTGGATTTAGATGAAGAGAGGAGTAATAAGCAATCGGCTCTTTACACGGAAGAGAGTGAATTATCTGATATGTTTGATAAGGTGTTGCTGCTTCATGTtgattcaaatggtaagcCTATAATGTGTACTAAGGGTCAAGGTGAAGACAGCTTGCTGCAAAAGGGACAATCAAATGGATCTGGTGAGAAATCTCGCTCCAGGAAGCAGGGGAAGAGGAAGGATACTGTGGATTTGAGGACTCTACTTATTCTCTGTGCACAAGCTGTTTCCTCTAATGACTACAggactgctaatgagctacttaaGCAGATTAGGCAACACTCTTCCCTGACCGGCGATGGATCTCAGAGGCTGGCACATTGGTTTGCCAATGGCCTTGAAGCACGCATGGCTGGCAGTGGAACAGGAACTAAAAGTTTCTTGATGTCCCTCGCTCCTAGGAAATCTGCTGCTGATATGTTGAAAGCTTATAAAGTTTATCTTTCTGCCTGCCCATTTAAGAAGTTAGCCATTATGTTTACCATCAAAATGATTATGAAAGTGTCTGAAAAAGCATCAACTCTTCACATTGTAGATTTTGGTATCCGGTATGGATTCCAATGGCCGATGCTCATTCAATTTCTCTCAATGAGAACCGGTGGCCCTCCCAGGCTACGAATAACTGGGATAGAGCTTCCCCAACCTGGTTTTCGGCCAGCAGAAAGAATTGAGGAGACTGGTCGTCGTTTGGCAAAGTATTGTCAGCGGTTTAATGTTCCATTTGAGTACAATTGCATAGCCTCGCAGAACTGGGAAACAATCCAAATTGAGGACCTGAAGATAAACCCAGATGAGGTGCTTGCTGTGAACTCTTTGTTCAGGTTTAAGAACCTCCTTGATGAGACTGTGGATGTGAACTGTCCGAGGAATTCCGTCTTGAAGCTAATCAGGAAGATAAAGCCTGATATTTTTGTCAATTCTATTGTCAATGGGTCCTACAATGCTCCTTTTTTTGTCACAAGATTTCGTGAAGCAATCTTTCACTTCTCTTCCCTGTTTGATATGTTTGATACTACCATGCCCCGTGAAGATCCAGAGAGGTTGATGTTTGAAAGAGAAGTTTATGGGCGAGAGGCAATGAATGTTATTGCCTGCGAGGGCTTGGAGAGGGTTGAGAGGCCTGAGACATACAAGCAGTGGCAGGCGCGGACCATAAGGGCTGGGTTTAAGCAGCTGCCACTGAACCAGGAGCTGATGGAGAAACTTATGGGTAAGTTGAAGGCTTGGTACCACAAGGACTTTGTAATTGATCAAGACAACAACTGGATGCTGCAGGGATGGAAGGGGAGAATTGTTTTTGCTTCCTCTTGTTGGGTACCTGCGCCGGAGTTGTGA